A section of the Pseudanabaena mucicola str. Chao 1806 genome encodes:
- a CDS encoding putative nucleotide-diphospho-sugar transferase gives MLDNYLSVMETMDEALMYCQYVESCCFDINFLDSLDIDIEGTNWNEPQSALDFNNVAVMALIAADNSDDSNEKRLYLEYAIETLKKGIDITNSLLCKAHLAIVCVLTGELDKAKDLAYRYLSESFQNSDLNNDLGLIYLPTHSQIWKNFAQTKLPEILTLSDGNKQALSIMTGILYQIQSDFKLNDYRILLVVSGGLKEFVENTVVSIRNCNIDPQYIEIFTPSSVIEELSELRSQYGIGNITAIEDIVENIVLKNNNAYHNYGTGEFGKFTLSKWIAIKHLLNQGVKQVIYTDVDIAWRQNPLPMLQQIGNHYSLSIQTEGTANFPPHFCTGFMSFVNNDFSHRLLDSLINLHSHFIQTNPEYHDQIVINHLIQSSPYLLTNIFSLSELLFANGMSACLLSVSDSELSSIQSGRPNPMIFHANWTVGLQNKKYMLQKTGNWFLEEKLSQSQAKKYKVANHEILLPIDQ, from the coding sequence ATGCTAGACAACTACCTATCAGTAATGGAAACTATGGATGAAGCCTTGATGTACTGTCAGTATGTCGAGTCTTGCTGCTTTGACATCAATTTTTTGGATAGCTTAGACATTGACATTGAAGGCACAAACTGGAATGAGCCACAATCAGCGCTAGATTTTAACAATGTTGCAGTTATGGCTTTGATTGCCGCAGATAATAGTGATGACTCTAACGAGAAGCGGTTATATCTAGAGTATGCAATTGAAACGCTGAAAAAAGGAATAGACATTACAAACAGTCTTTTGTGCAAAGCCCATCTTGCTATTGTTTGTGTGTTAACAGGAGAATTAGACAAAGCAAAAGATCTTGCCTATAGATACCTGTCAGAATCTTTTCAAAATTCAGATTTAAACAATGACTTAGGATTAATTTACTTACCTACACATTCACAGATCTGGAAAAACTTTGCACAAACTAAATTGCCCGAAATACTGACATTAAGTGATGGTAATAAGCAAGCTTTATCAATCATGACAGGGATTTTGTATCAAATTCAATCTGACTTTAAACTCAATGACTATCGAATCCTATTGGTTGTATCAGGTGGATTAAAAGAATTTGTAGAGAATACAGTTGTAAGTATTAGAAATTGTAATATCGATCCTCAATATATAGAGATATTCACGCCATCATCTGTTATTGAGGAGCTATCAGAACTGCGATCGCAATATGGTATCGGTAATATTACAGCGATCGAAGATATAGTTGAGAATATAGTTTTGAAGAATAATAATGCCTATCACAACTATGGCACTGGCGAATTTGGTAAATTCACACTCTCTAAATGGATCGCCATTAAGCATTTACTAAATCAAGGAGTGAAACAAGTAATCTATACAGATGTTGATATCGCATGGCGGCAGAATCCACTTCCTATGTTGCAACAAATTGGTAACCATTATTCTTTATCAATCCAAACTGAGGGAACTGCTAACTTTCCTCCACACTTCTGCACAGGATTTATGAGTTTTGTGAATAATGATTTTTCTCACAGATTGCTTGATTCTTTAATTAATCTTCACAGCCACTTCATTCAAACTAACCCTGAATACCACGATCAAATAGTCATCAATCATCTTATTCAATCTAGCCCATATTTACTCACAAATATATTTTCTCTATCAGAACTTCTTTTTGCTAATGGAATGTCAGCATGCTTACTGTCTGTATCTGATTCAGAGTTATCATCAATTCAGTCTGGGCGGCCAAATCCAATGATATTTCATGCGAATTGGACAGTGGGACTACAAAACAAAAAATATATGTTACAGAAAACTGGTAACTGGTTCTTAGAAGAAAAGCTATCTCAATCGCAAGCAAAAAAATATAAAGTTGCTAACCATGAGATTCTCTTACCGATAGATCAATAG
- a CDS encoding FkbM family methyltransferase: protein MNQYVNVPILCIEGHPDFIPFLKHNALIIGNIDIAPYFIGEDDQTVSLDNVSSKGGTASITNATTSRNPEKNIQLKSLKSILDAYPQFRQPKLIKIDCDGFDFEIILNSIVTIRSIRPVICFEYDISFRSNGINEAVSTIDKLVESDYSHFLVYDNFGNYLISIDYNLRDRFDDLNHCLKCNRYQSGEVTIYYLDVYAFHRYDYDLFIEARKTELLPC, encoded by the coding sequence ATAAATCAGTATGTAAATGTTCCTATCTTGTGTATAGAGGGGCATCCTGACTTTATTCCATTTCTAAAACACAACGCTTTGATTATTGGGAATATAGACATTGCTCCTTACTTTATTGGTGAAGATGATCAAACAGTTAGTTTGGATAACGTATCGAGTAAAGGAGGTACAGCATCCATAACAAATGCTACTACATCAAGAAATCCCGAAAAGAATATTCAGCTCAAGAGTTTGAAATCAATCTTAGATGCATATCCTCAATTCCGTCAGCCCAAGTTAATCAAGATAGATTGTGACGGTTTTGATTTTGAAATCATCTTAAATTCTATAGTAACAATAAGAAGCATTCGACCTGTAATATGTTTTGAATATGATATCAGCTTCAGATCAAATGGCATAAATGAAGCCGTCAGTACTATAGACAAGTTAGTAGAATCTGACTATTCACACTTTCTAGTCTATGATAACTTTGGCAATTATCTAATCAGTATTGACTATAATCTTCGTGATAGATTTGATGATCTAAATCATTGTTTAAAATGCAATCGCTATCAAAGCGGCGAGGTTACAATCTATTACCTTGATGTCTATGCTTTTCACCGATATGATTACGACTTGTTTATTGAAGCAAGAAAAACGGAGTTGTTACCTTGCTAA
- a CDS encoding class I SAM-dependent methyltransferase yields the protein MDLIQKHQQTFPLNQGINTLQVWHTFDQLLGLQVLSDIQGDILEIGVLTGATISFLCCSLQKQERAFLLDPYQDIEAVKQVVSKFSEVDASRIFTYPIDSRIVAKRHSQLLGDYNPFFRFVHIDGEHSYDAVYSDIDLAYKYLSNAGVIVLDDIFNIASACCTQAMFDYLKSNPNLQCVAIGFNKAYLCESKYVGIYRKFFLSLPSVLEEEGLHIRLCFNDWAFERGYLTFHSVNEGEPKYQAIDRVCSSLNEIYHYLDIAYP from the coding sequence ATGGATCTCATTCAAAAACATCAACAAACTTTTCCATTAAACCAAGGTATTAATACCCTCCAAGTTTGGCATACCTTCGATCAGTTACTTGGTCTACAAGTCCTTTCTGATATCCAAGGCGATATTTTAGAAATCGGAGTTCTTACAGGAGCAACTATTTCTTTCTTATGTTGCTCTTTACAAAAACAAGAACGAGCTTTTTTACTTGACCCTTACCAAGATATTGAAGCAGTGAAGCAAGTTGTTTCTAAATTTTCAGAGGTTGATGCAAGTCGAATCTTTACTTACCCAATCGATTCTAGAATCGTAGCCAAGAGGCATTCTCAACTACTAGGAGATTATAATCCTTTCTTTAGGTTTGTCCATATTGATGGTGAGCATAGCTATGATGCCGTTTATTCAGATATAGACCTAGCATATAAATATCTTTCCAATGCTGGCGTGATAGTCCTTGATGACATATTCAACATCGCTTCCGCCTGCTGCACTCAAGCTATGTTTGACTATCTCAAGTCAAATCCAAATCTTCAATGCGTGGCGATAGGCTTTAACAAAGCATATCTCTGTGAAAGCAAGTATGTTGGCATTTATAGAAAATTCTTTCTCAGTCTACCTTCTGTTTTAGAAGAAGAAGGCTTACATATTAGACTATGCTTCAATGACTGGGCTTTCGAAAGAGGCTATTTAACTTTTCATAGCGTTAATGAAGGGGAACCCAAATATCAAGCGATAGATAGAGTGTGTTCATCGCTAAATGAAATTTATCACTATTTAGACATCGCCTATCCCTAG
- a CDS encoding DUF3593 domain-containing protein, which yields MSKETLFGLSLFPYLAFLWFATKSKQFPKLGLWGFYGTLVFVAITIPAGIYAQTKYHDILANVDWLHGSAESFLTITNILLVLGFKNALKAKE from the coding sequence ATGTCAAAAGAAACCCTATTCGGATTATCTCTATTTCCCTATCTTGCCTTTCTCTGGTTTGCGACCAAATCCAAGCAATTTCCTAAACTGGGACTCTGGGGTTTTTATGGCACATTAGTGTTTGTGGCGATTACCATCCCTGCAGGGATTTATGCTCAAACTAAATACCACGATATATTAGCGAATGTCGATTGGCTACATGGTAGTGCCGAATCTTTTTTGACGATAACCAATATTTTGTTGGTATTAGGATTTAAAAATGCCCTCAAAGCTAAAGAATAG
- a CDS encoding DUF2499 domain-containing protein codes for MHALSLPTWIIHVSSVIEWVLAIWLIWQYDKQNPDRGWRGLAWGMFPALVSAMCAVTWHFFDNADSLEWLVTVQAAMTLVGNCTLAIATYFIWKISRSVET; via the coding sequence ATGCACGCTCTCTCCTTGCCAACTTGGATCATTCATGTATCTAGCGTGATCGAATGGGTTTTAGCAATTTGGCTCATTTGGCAATATGACAAACAAAATCCAGATCGCGGATGGCGAGGTTTAGCATGGGGAATGTTTCCCGCTTTGGTAAGTGCTATGTGCGCGGTGACTTGGCATTTTTTTGATAATGCTGATTCCTTAGAATGGTTAGTAACCGTCCAAGCTGCTATGACCTTAGTGGGCAATTGTACTTTAGCGATCGCTACCTATTTCATTTGGAAAATTTCGCGATCGGTCGAAACTTGA
- a CDS encoding carbohydrate kinase family protein, translating into MPRVICLGEVLIDQIAEDAGVPYDQVSTWKPYLGGAPANVACGLAKLGTPVSLISAVGQDATGADLLKQLGVAGVETSGVQVHPEAVTREVYITRDTKGDRHFNRFNGDAQTVFADTLLSAEHLPAHLFVDAKFLVLGTLGLANPQTSRVIGRALKLAEENFVKVIVDVNWRAMFWKNPQQVAKLLPVLLRYTDFLKLTEDEAKLLFRLTSPAAIAQAYSHLEGIIITNGDKDCRYYLGEKQSKHPAFPVYSIDTTGAGDAFLAAFIHKIYHRPLTHLQDPQFADEVIAYACAAGALSTLDIGAITGQPNDRQIREFLAMREAKH; encoded by the coding sequence ATGCCGCGTGTAATTTGCCTTGGCGAAGTCTTAATCGATCAAATTGCTGAAGATGCAGGTGTCCCCTATGACCAAGTGAGTACTTGGAAACCCTATTTAGGTGGAGCACCTGCAAATGTTGCCTGTGGCTTAGCCAAGCTGGGAACGCCCGTTAGCTTAATTAGTGCTGTGGGACAGGATGCCACAGGAGCCGACTTACTGAAGCAATTGGGAGTCGCTGGTGTAGAAACTTCAGGGGTACAAGTGCATCCTGAAGCTGTCACCCGTGAAGTATATATCACCCGTGATACTAAAGGCGATCGCCACTTCAATCGTTTCAATGGTGATGCTCAAACTGTATTTGCCGACACTTTGCTATCGGCGGAGCATCTGCCAGCGCATTTATTTGTCGATGCTAAGTTCCTTGTACTAGGTACATTAGGGCTAGCTAATCCACAAACTTCAAGGGTGATCGGTCGGGCCCTCAAACTTGCTGAAGAAAATTTTGTGAAGGTCATTGTTGATGTGAACTGGAGAGCCATGTTTTGGAAGAACCCTCAACAGGTGGCTAAGTTGTTGCCAGTATTGCTAAGATACACTGATTTCTTAAAACTAACTGAAGATGAAGCTAAGTTACTGTTTCGTTTAACTAGTCCTGCGGCGATCGCTCAAGCCTATAGTCATCTTGAAGGCATTATTATTACCAATGGCGATAAGGACTGTCGCTATTATTTAGGCGAGAAACAGAGCAAACATCCTGCTTTTCCTGTCTATTCGATTGATACAACGGGTGCGGGGGATGCCTTTTTAGCAGCCTTCATTCACAAGATTTATCATCGACCACTTACCCACTTACAAGATCCGCAGTTTGCCGATGAGGTTATTGCCTATGCCTGTGCCGCAGGTGCGCTATCGACTCTAGATATCGGCGCGATCACAGGACAACCCAATGATCGCCAAATTCGTGAATTTCTAGCTATGCGCGAAGCAAAACACTAA
- the cphA gene encoding cyanophycin synthetase: MKILKIQTLRGPNYWSIQRHQLVVARLDLEGFQVQRASFYQNLTKVLPSLAGKDIAQQPNISDADFLAEIVKDIAIALQGYVGMKVEFGAIRATVEPNVYQVVFEYQTEQAGRYAARAAVRICSSILETGTYATSELQEDLKDLRDIRLDGQLGPSTESIVAEAKARNIPWLELGSRAMIQLGYGVHQSRIQATLSNKTGILAVELACDKEGTKQILRDSGVPVPRGTTIRSPKYLEDAIAEVGGFPIVIKPLNGNHGRGITIDVRTIKEAISAFDMAQEVSEEVIIERFHTGRDHRVLVINGKFVAVAERVPANVTGDGVSTISQLIEITNQDPRRGDGHDNVLTRIEIDRTSLDILARQGFTLESVPPKGQVCYLKATANLSTGGVSVDRTDEIHPENIWLAERVAKIIGLDIAGIDVVTEDISLPVRETDGAIVEVNAAPGFRMHTAPSIGTPRNVAAPVIEMLFPVGSPTRVPIVAITGTNGKTTTTRLIAHIFKQTGKRVGYTTTDGIYIGECLVEKGDTTGPYSAQVILRDPTVEVAVLETARGGILRSGLGFDGCDVGVVMNVQADHLGIGDIDTIDDLARLKSVVARTALPSGYAVLNADDPLVVAMAKEVKAKVAYFSMNPDNPLITAHVAQGGIAGVYEEGYLTILKGDWKLRIEEAVNVPLTLGGRAAFNIQNSLAASLAAFTQDVQIEQIRLGLATFVASSAQTPGRMNLFNLGKYHALVDYAHNPAGFKAIADFIQKWEGEAIGVIGAPGDRRDEDIIELGQLAAGMFSRVFIKEDKDLRGRKPRAVADLLRQGVEDVNSNIPCITILDEAEALTAALDSAPQSSLVVVFPDKVDAAIGIIEARKSKLPS; this comes from the coding sequence ATGAAAATTCTCAAAATCCAAACATTACGGGGTCCAAACTATTGGAGTATTCAACGGCATCAGCTTGTAGTTGCACGCCTAGATCTAGAGGGTTTTCAAGTACAACGGGCTAGTTTTTATCAAAATCTAACAAAAGTATTGCCTAGCTTAGCGGGAAAGGATATTGCTCAGCAACCAAATATTAGCGATGCTGATTTTCTGGCGGAAATTGTCAAAGATATTGCGATCGCTTTGCAGGGCTATGTTGGTATGAAGGTCGAGTTTGGTGCAATCCGAGCAACTGTTGAGCCAAATGTTTATCAAGTGGTTTTTGAATATCAAACCGAACAAGCGGGACGTTATGCAGCGCGGGCAGCAGTCAGGATTTGCAGCAGTATTCTGGAAACGGGAACCTATGCCACCAGTGAGCTACAGGAGGATCTTAAGGATTTAAGAGATATTCGTCTGGATGGTCAGTTAGGTCCGAGTACTGAGTCGATCGTGGCTGAGGCGAAAGCAAGAAATATCCCTTGGTTAGAACTGGGTAGCCGCGCCATGATTCAATTGGGCTATGGTGTGCATCAAAGCCGCATTCAAGCAACTTTATCTAATAAAACAGGAATCTTAGCGGTTGAACTAGCTTGCGATAAAGAGGGAACTAAACAGATTTTGCGAGATTCGGGTGTGCCTGTGCCAAGGGGAACGACGATCCGATCGCCTAAATATTTAGAAGACGCGATCGCGGAAGTGGGCGGCTTTCCGATCGTGATTAAACCCCTCAATGGTAATCATGGACGAGGAATTACTATTGATGTCCGCACGATCAAAGAGGCGATCAGTGCCTTTGACATGGCGCAGGAAGTCTCTGAGGAAGTAATTATTGAGCGCTTTCATACAGGTCGAGATCATCGTGTTTTGGTAATTAATGGCAAATTTGTCGCCGTCGCAGAGCGTGTGCCAGCCAATGTTACAGGTGATGGCGTATCCACAATTTCCCAACTAATTGAAATTACCAATCAAGATCCGCGGCGTGGTGATGGACATGATAATGTGCTTACCCGTATAGAGATTGATCGCACGAGTTTAGATATCCTTGCTAGACAAGGCTTTACTCTCGAATCCGTACCTCCGAAAGGACAGGTCTGCTATCTTAAGGCAACAGCTAACCTCAGCACGGGCGGCGTATCTGTAGATCGCACCGACGAGATTCATCCTGAAAATATTTGGTTAGCAGAACGGGTAGCAAAAATTATCGGACTCGATATTGCGGGGATCGATGTCGTTACTGAAGATATCTCCTTACCTGTGCGCGAAACCGATGGGGCAATCGTCGAGGTTAATGCTGCACCTGGATTTAGGATGCATACTGCGCCAAGCATCGGTACACCACGTAACGTCGCTGCACCTGTCATCGAAATGTTATTCCCCGTAGGTTCGCCGACGCGAGTTCCGATCGTGGCGATCACGGGTACAAATGGCAAAACAACGACTACACGCTTGATTGCTCATATTTTCAAGCAAACGGGTAAGCGCGTGGGATACACCACCACCGACGGTATCTATATTGGCGAATGCTTGGTTGAAAAAGGTGATACCACTGGTCCCTACAGCGCTCAGGTAATTCTGCGCGACCCTACTGTGGAAGTTGCAGTTTTAGAAACCGCAAGAGGGGGCATTTTGCGATCAGGCTTAGGATTTGATGGTTGTGATGTCGGTGTTGTGATGAACGTCCAAGCCGATCACCTTGGTATTGGCGATATTGATACTATCGATGATCTGGCAAGATTGAAGAGTGTCGTAGCCAGAACTGCTTTACCCAGTGGCTATGCGGTGCTTAATGCCGATGATCCTCTCGTCGTCGCGATGGCGAAGGAAGTCAAAGCCAAGGTTGCCTACTTCAGCATGAATCCCGATAATCCTTTGATTACCGCCCATGTCGCCCAAGGTGGAATTGCAGGGGTTTACGAAGAAGGCTACCTTACCATTCTCAAGGGTGACTGGAAATTGCGAATCGAAGAAGCAGTAAATGTGCCTTTAACCCTCGGTGGTCGCGCTGCTTTTAACATTCAAAATTCCCTTGCAGCCAGTTTAGCTGCTTTTACTCAAGATGTGCAGATCGAACAAATTCGTCTGGGCTTAGCTACCTTTGTTGCCTCCAGCGCTCAAACCCCTGGACGGATGAATTTATTTAACTTGGGTAAATATCACGCCTTAGTGGACTATGCTCACAACCCTGCAGGATTTAAGGCGATCGCTGATTTTATCCAAAAATGGGAAGGTGAAGCGATCGGTGTGATCGGTGCACCAGGCGATCGCCGCGATGAGGACATCATTGAACTAGGGCAGCTAGCGGCAGGCATGTTTAGTCGCGTTTTTATTAAAGAGGATAAAGACTTACGCGGACGTAAACCTCGTGCGGTTGCCGATCTCCTGCGCCAAGGAGTAGAGGACGTAAATAGCAATATTCCCTGTATTACAATTCTTGATGAAGCGGAAGCCCTCACAGCCGCATTGGATAGCGCCCCTCAGAGCAGTCTCGTTGTTGTATTCCCCGATAAAGTGGATGCAGCTATTGGTATCATTGAAGCGCGAAAGTCTAAATTGCCATCATAA
- a CDS encoding GNAT family N-acetyltransferase yields the protein MQSFPVLGNTIRPLQHRDLEFIQRFASPQDLEQIAVSDLSGCRSRQKINLHQLASWLPAPVQTLLKPYVRAYVSECNGVIQGFIRVSPFNSNSSTWKIDRIVILPEAQNGQHNVGTQLIRYCLESCLEARTWVLQVDINQKDTIALYRQNGFQPLAQFTDWEISMESIKELAQHSPDLPNLMPVSNADASLLYQLDTAAMPPQIRQVYDLNVDDFRSKVIDKLINHGSLLINQLQDVSGYVYEPQRKAAIGYFYLLLQRPNVNQLGEKLMHHCQLTVHPAYTWLYPELTSQIAQIVMKQSPEGASLQLSSADYQPEREDYLERIQAKRQGHSLLMARSVWHKIRETKPVLDGLQLSRMLSGLQPNQKPIPGRIETLPQQHQHTDEPL from the coding sequence ATGCAATCTTTCCCAGTGCTTGGTAACACGATCCGTCCGCTTCAACATCGAGATCTAGAGTTTATCCAGCGATTTGCTTCGCCTCAAGATCTCGAACAGATTGCTGTCAGCGATCTAAGTGGATGTCGCAGTCGTCAAAAAATTAATTTGCATCAGCTCGCAAGCTGGTTGCCTGCACCTGTGCAAACTCTCCTTAAACCCTATGTAAGAGCCTATGTCTCAGAATGCAATGGCGTGATTCAAGGTTTTATTCGGGTTTCCCCATTCAATAGCAACAGTAGTACTTGGAAAATTGATCGCATTGTTATTTTGCCTGAAGCTCAGAATGGTCAACACAATGTTGGCACTCAACTAATCCGCTATTGCTTAGAATCTTGTTTGGAAGCTAGAACATGGGTCTTGCAGGTTGATATTAATCAAAAAGATACAATTGCCCTGTATCGCCAGAATGGATTTCAACCCCTCGCTCAATTTACGGATTGGGAAATTAGTATGGAGAGCATCAAGGAACTAGCCCAACATTCTCCTGATTTGCCTAATTTGATGCCTGTCAGTAACGCTGATGCCAGTTTACTCTATCAACTCGATACGGCGGCGATGCCACCGCAAATTCGGCAGGTTTATGACCTCAATGTTGACGATTTTCGCTCTAAAGTGATCGATAAGCTGATTAATCATGGTTCTCTACTAATTAACCAGTTGCAAGACGTATCAGGCTATGTCTATGAGCCTCAACGTAAAGCAGCGATCGGATACTTTTATTTACTATTACAGCGTCCTAACGTAAATCAACTTGGCGAAAAGCTTATGCACCATTGCCAGCTTACGGTACATCCTGCCTATACGTGGCTTTATCCTGAACTCACCTCGCAAATTGCCCAAATAGTCATGAAGCAATCTCCTGAAGGGGCAAGCTTACAGCTGTCCTCAGCCGACTACCAGCCTGAGCGTGAGGACTACTTAGAAAGAATTCAGGCTAAGCGTCAAGGGCATTCTTTGCTAATGGCGCGATCGGTATGGCATAAAATTCGTGAGACTAAGCCTGTTCTGGATGGCTTACAGCTATCACGGATGTTGTCGGGTTTACAACCAAACCAAAAGCCAATCCCTGGTCGTATTGAGACTTTGCCTCAACAACATCAGCATACCGATGAGCCTCTTTAA